In Pseudomonas alcaliphila JAB1, a single window of DNA contains:
- the ppsA gene encoding phosphoenolpyruvate synthase, whose protein sequence is MVEYVVSLDKLGNHDVEHVGGKNASLGEMISNLAGAGVSVPGGFATTAQAYRDFLEQSGLNAQIHAALDALDVDDVNALAKTGAQIRQWVMDAEFPAELDKQIREAFAIMSAGNDNMAVAVRSSATAEDLPDASFAGQQETFLNIRGVDNVIRAAKEVFASLFNDRAIAYRVHQGFDHKLVALSAGVQRMVRSETGTAGVMFTLDTESGFRDVVFITGAYGLGETVVQGAVNPDEFYVHKPTLEAGRPAILRRNLGSKAIKMIYGDEAKAGRSVKTVEVDRAERARFCITDAEVSELAKQALIIEKHYGRPMDIEWAKDGDDGKLYIVQARPETVKSRASATVMERYLLKEKGTVLVEGRAIGQRIGAGKVRVIHDVSEMDKVQPGDVLVSDMTDPDWEPVMKRASAIVTNRGGRTCHAAIIARELGIPAVVGCGNATSVLKDGQGVTVSCAEGDTGFIFEGELGFDIRKNSVDAMPDLPFKIMMNVGNPDRAFDFAQLPNEGVGLARLEFIINRMIGVHPKALLNFSSLPPEIKDSVEKRIAGYGDPVDFYVEKLVEGISTLAAAFWPKKVIVRLSDFKSNEYANLIGGKLYEPEEENPMLGFRGASRYISESFRDCFELECRALKKVRNEMGLTNVEIMVPFVRTLGEASQVVELLASNGLARGQDGLKVIMMCELPSNAILAEEFLEFFDGFSIGSNDLTQLTLGLDRDSGIVAHLFDERNPAVKKLLANAIAACNKAGKYIGICGQGPSDHPDLAKWLMEQGIESVSLNPDSVLDTWFFLAEAQPA, encoded by the coding sequence TTGGTAGAGTACGTAGTTTCCCTCGATAAGCTCGGCAATCACGATGTTGAGCATGTGGGGGGCAAGAACGCATCCCTCGGCGAGATGATCAGTAACCTGGCCGGCGCCGGTGTCTCGGTTCCCGGCGGTTTCGCCACTACGGCTCAGGCCTACCGCGATTTTCTCGAGCAAAGCGGCCTGAATGCGCAGATCCACGCAGCGCTTGACGCACTCGATGTCGATGACGTCAACGCCCTGGCCAAGACCGGCGCGCAGATTCGCCAGTGGGTGATGGACGCCGAGTTCCCGGCCGAGCTGGACAAGCAGATCCGCGAAGCCTTCGCCATCATGAGCGCCGGCAACGACAATATGGCCGTGGCTGTGCGTTCCTCCGCTACCGCCGAAGACCTGCCAGACGCCTCCTTCGCGGGCCAGCAGGAAACCTTCCTCAATATCCGCGGTGTGGACAACGTGATCCGCGCCGCCAAGGAAGTCTTCGCGTCCCTGTTCAACGACCGTGCCATCGCTTACCGCGTGCACCAGGGCTTCGACCACAAGCTGGTCGCTCTGTCTGCCGGTGTGCAGCGCATGGTGCGTTCGGAAACCGGCACGGCCGGTGTGATGTTCACCCTGGACACCGAGTCCGGCTTCCGTGACGTGGTGTTCATCACCGGCGCCTATGGCCTGGGTGAGACCGTCGTGCAAGGTGCGGTGAACCCCGACGAGTTCTACGTGCACAAACCGACCCTGGAAGCGGGCCGTCCGGCGATCCTGCGTCGCAACCTGGGCAGCAAGGCGATCAAGATGATCTACGGCGACGAAGCCAAGGCTGGTCGCTCGGTCAAGACCGTCGAAGTCGACCGTGCCGAGCGCGCGCGTTTCTGCATCACCGACGCCGAGGTCAGCGAGCTGGCCAAGCAGGCGCTGATCATCGAGAAACATTACGGCCGCCCGATGGATATCGAGTGGGCTAAGGACGGTGACGACGGCAAGCTGTACATCGTGCAGGCGCGTCCGGAAACCGTGAAGAGCCGTGCCAGCGCCACCGTGATGGAGCGCTACCTGCTGAAAGAGAAGGGCACCGTGCTGGTGGAAGGCCGTGCCATCGGCCAGCGCATCGGCGCCGGCAAGGTACGTGTGATCCACGACGTGTCTGAAATGGACAAGGTGCAGCCAGGCGACGTGCTGGTCTCCGACATGACCGACCCGGACTGGGAGCCGGTGATGAAGCGCGCCAGCGCCATCGTCACCAACCGCGGCGGCCGAACCTGCCACGCTGCGATCATCGCCCGTGAGCTGGGCATTCCGGCCGTGGTCGGTTGCGGCAACGCCACCAGCGTGCTCAAGGACGGTCAGGGTGTGACCGTATCCTGCGCCGAAGGCGATACCGGTTTCATCTTCGAGGGCGAACTGGGCTTCGACATTCGCAAGAACTCGGTCGACGCCATGCCGGATCTGCCGTTCAAGATCATGATGAACGTCGGCAACCCGGATCGCGCTTTCGACTTCGCTCAACTGCCCAACGAAGGTGTTGGCCTGGCTCGCCTGGAATTCATCATCAACCGCATGATCGGCGTGCACCCGAAGGCGCTGCTGAACTTCTCCAGCCTGCCGCCGGAGATCAAGGACAGCGTCGAGAAACGCATCGCCGGTTACGGTGATCCGGTCGACTTCTACGTCGAGAAGCTGGTCGAGGGTATCAGCACCCTGGCCGCTGCCTTCTGGCCGAAGAAAGTCATCGTGCGCCTGTCGGACTTCAAGTCCAACGAATACGCCAACCTGATCGGCGGCAAGCTGTACGAGCCGGAAGAAGAGAACCCGATGCTGGGCTTCCGTGGCGCTTCGCGCTACATCAGCGAATCCTTCCGTGACTGCTTCGAGCTGGAATGCCGCGCGTTGAAGAAAGTGCGCAACGAGATGGGGCTGACCAACGTCGAGATCATGGTGCCGTTCGTGCGTACCCTGGGTGAGGCCTCGCAAGTGGTCGAGCTGCTGGCCAGCAATGGCCTGGCCCGTGGTCAGGACGGCCTGAAGGTCATCATGATGTGCGAGCTGCCGTCCAACGCCATTCTGGCCGAGGAGTTCCTCGAGTTCTTCGACGGCTTCTCCATCGGCTCCAACGACCTGACCCAGCTGACTCTGGGCCTGGACCGTGACTCCGGCATCGTCGCCCATCTGTTCGATGAGCGTAACCCGGCGGTGAAGAAGCTGCTGGCCAATGCCATCGCCGCCTGTAACAAGGCTGGCAAGTACATCGGCATCTGCGGCCAGGGCCCGTCGGACCATCCGGATCTGGCCAAGTGGCTGATGGAGCAGGGTATCGAGAGCGTGTCGCTGAACCCGGACTCGGTGCTCGACACCTGGTTCTTCCTGGCTGAGGCTCAGCCCGCCTGA
- a CDS encoding pyruvate, water dikinase regulatory protein yields MKRTAFFISDGTGITAETLGQSLLAQFENIQFTKLTRPYIDSIEKARAMVQQIDAAAERDGARPIIFDTIVNRDIRAILDTANGFMIDIFSTFLSPLEQELSSHSSYSVGKSHSIGQHSNYMERIEAVNFALDNDDGARTHYYDKADLILVGVSRCGKTPTCLYMAMQYGIRAANYPLTEDDMERLQLPDSLKKYRDKLFGLTIDPDRLTAIRHERKPNSRYASFAQCEFEVREVEGLFRRENIAFINSTHFSVEEISAKILVEKGVERRLK; encoded by the coding sequence ATGAAACGAACCGCTTTCTTCATCTCCGACGGCACCGGCATCACGGCCGAAACCTTGGGCCAGAGCCTGCTCGCACAGTTCGAGAACATTCAGTTCACCAAACTGACCCGCCCTTATATCGACAGCATCGAAAAAGCGCGCGCCATGGTACAACAAATCGATGCCGCCGCTGAAAGGGACGGCGCCCGCCCGATCATCTTCGACACCATTGTCAACCGCGATATTCGTGCGATCCTCGATACCGCCAATGGTTTCATGATCGATATTTTCTCGACCTTCCTTTCCCCCCTGGAGCAGGAGCTGAGCTCGCACTCCTCCTACTCGGTCGGCAAGTCACACTCCATCGGCCAGCACTCCAACTACATGGAGCGCATCGAGGCGGTGAACTTCGCCCTCGACAACGATGATGGCGCGCGCACCCACTATTACGACAAGGCCGATCTGATCCTGGTCGGCGTGTCGCGCTGCGGCAAGACACCAACCTGTCTGTACATGGCCATGCAATACGGCATCCGCGCCGCCAACTACCCGCTGACCGAAGACGACATGGAGCGCCTGCAGCTCCCAGACTCACTGAAAAAGTACCGCGACAAGCTGTTCGGCCTGACCATCGACCCGGATCGCCTCACCGCCATCCGCCACGAGCGCAAGCCCAACAGCCGCTACGCCAGCTTCGCCCAGTGCGAGTTCGAAGTGCGCGAGGTGGAAGGCCTGTTCCGCCGCGAAAACATTGCCTTCATCAACTCCACGCATTTCTCGGTCGAGGAAATTTCGGCCAAGATTCTGGTGGAAAAAGGTGTTGAAAGACGCCTTAAATAA
- the prpF gene encoding 2-methylaconitate cis-trans isomerase PrpF, translated as MSHLPQVKIPATYIRGGTSKGVFFRLQDLPERCQVPGEARDRLFMRVIGSPDPYSAQIDGMGGATSSTSKCVILSKSSQPDHDVDYLYGQVSIDKAFVDWSGNCGNLSTAAGAFAIHAGLVDPARIPENGTCVVRIWQANIQKTIIAHVPVSNGQVQETGDFELDGVTFPAAEIVLEFLDPSDDSEEGGSMFPTGNLVDDLEVPGVGTFKATMITAGIPTIFVNAEDIGYQGTELREAINGDPAQLARFEQIRIAGALRMGLIKAAEEAATRQHTPKIAFVSPPKDYRTSSGKEVKAGEVDLLVRALSMGKLHHAMMGTCAVAIGTAAAIPGTLVNLAAGGGEREAVRFGHPSGTLRVGAQAKRVDGQWTVTKAVMSRSARILMEGWVRVPAESF; from the coding sequence ATGTCCCATTTACCGCAAGTGAAAATCCCCGCCACCTATATCCGTGGCGGCACCAGCAAGGGCGTGTTCTTCCGCCTGCAGGATCTGCCTGAGCGTTGCCAGGTGCCGGGCGAGGCGCGCGACAGGCTGTTCATGCGCGTGATCGGCAGCCCCGATCCGTACTCGGCGCAGATCGACGGCATGGGCGGCGCCACGTCGAGCACCTCCAAATGCGTGATTCTGTCGAAAAGCAGCCAGCCTGATCACGATGTCGACTACCTCTACGGTCAGGTCTCCATCGACAAGGCCTTCGTCGACTGGAGCGGCAACTGCGGCAACCTGTCCACCGCGGCTGGCGCTTTCGCCATTCATGCCGGCCTGGTCGATCCCGCACGGATTCCCGAGAACGGCACCTGCGTGGTGCGCATCTGGCAGGCCAATATCCAGAAAACCATCATCGCCCATGTGCCGGTCAGCAATGGCCAAGTGCAGGAAACCGGTGATTTCGAGCTGGACGGCGTGACCTTCCCGGCAGCGGAGATCGTGCTGGAGTTCCTCGACCCGTCCGATGACAGCGAGGAGGGCGGTTCGATGTTTCCCACCGGCAATCTGGTCGATGACCTCGAAGTGCCCGGTGTCGGCACCTTCAAGGCGACCATGATCACGGCTGGTATCCCGACGATCTTCGTCAATGCCGAGGACATTGGCTACCAGGGCACCGAGCTGCGCGAGGCCATCAACGGCGACCCGGCGCAACTGGCGCGCTTCGAGCAGATCCGCATTGCCGGTGCGCTGCGCATGGGGCTGATCAAAGCGGCCGAGGAGGCTGCGACACGTCAGCACACCCCGAAGATCGCCTTCGTCAGTCCGCCCAAGGACTATCGCACCTCCAGCGGCAAGGAGGTCAAGGCCGGCGAGGTCGATTTGCTGGTGCGGGCGCTGTCCATGGGCAAGCTGCACCACGCGATGATGGGCACCTGCGCCGTGGCCATCGGTACGGCGGCAGCGATTCCGGGCACGCTGGTCAACCTGGCCGCCGGTGGCGGCGAGCGCGAGGCGGTGCGTTTCGGCCATCCGTCCGGCACCCTGCGTGTCGGCGCGCAGGCCAAGCGGGTCGATGGTCAGTGGACGGTGACCAAGGCGGTGATGAGCCGCAGTGCGCGCATCCTGATGGAAGGTTGGGTGCGTGTGCCCGCTGAAAGCTTCTAG
- the rraA gene encoding ribonuclease E activity regulator RraA, with amino-acid sequence MHYITPDLCDAYPELVQVVEPMFANYGGRDSFGGQIVTIKCHEDNSLVKEQVDLPGQGKVLVVDGGGSLRRALLGDMLAEKAAKNGWEGIVVYGCIRDVDVIAQTDLGVQALASHPMKTDKRGIGDLNVPVSFGGVTFRPGDYLYADNNGIIVSPQALSMPE; translated from the coding sequence ATGCACTACATCACCCCTGATCTGTGCGATGCCTATCCGGAACTGGTTCAGGTCGTCGAACCCATGTTCGCCAACTACGGCGGCCGCGATTCTTTCGGCGGTCAGATCGTCACCATCAAGTGCCATGAGGACAACTCGCTGGTTAAGGAGCAGGTCGATCTGCCTGGTCAGGGCAAGGTCCTGGTCGTGGATGGCGGCGGCTCCCTGCGACGTGCGCTGCTCGGTGACATGCTGGCCGAGAAGGCCGCCAAGAACGGCTGGGAAGGCATCGTCGTATATGGCTGCATCCGTGACGTCGACGTCATCGCGCAGACCGATCTGGGCGTGCAGGCGCTGGCCAGTCATCCGATGAAGACTGACAAGCGCGGCATTGGCGACCTGAATGTGCCCGTCAGCTTTGGCGGCGTGACCTTCAGGCCGGGCGATTATCTGTACGCCGACAACAACGGCATCATCGTTTCCCCGCAAGCCCTGAGCATGCCGGAATAA
- a CDS encoding alpha/beta fold hydrolase has translation MQSSSELFPVSLMSAELRGDLSEDVYLLKPNNSPDSSVELALTRLGRAGAEGERGVPVVLLHGSFSNRRFWYSPKGIGLGPYLARAGFDVWIAEMRGHGLSPRNENYRDNHVAQYVRYDLPAIADFIIEQTGQAAHWIGHSLGGVILAAALGGGYLDESRARSAALFGSQVSRIYWPLKLPPVEWGGRLLLRAFTYLSGRRLKRGPEDEPTGLALETLRWLRLFGRFGDADQDWWAGLTQVRVPILAVGAAADQQDPAWACRKLLEQCSAAPSQFLLLGKENGFSSDFGHIEMLVSKEAQREVWPLTEYWLQHLQLPAGFAEQASAIGS, from the coding sequence ATGCAAAGCAGTAGTGAGCTTTTTCCCGTTTCCCTGATGAGTGCCGAACTGCGTGGCGATCTCAGTGAAGACGTCTATCTTCTCAAACCCAACAACAGCCCGGACTCCAGCGTCGAGCTGGCCTTGACCCGGCTCGGCCGCGCAGGGGCAGAAGGCGAGCGTGGCGTGCCCGTGGTATTGCTGCACGGCAGCTTTTCCAATCGGCGCTTCTGGTATTCGCCCAAGGGCATTGGCCTGGGGCCGTACCTGGCGCGCGCGGGGTTCGATGTGTGGATCGCCGAAATGCGCGGCCACGGCCTGTCGCCGCGCAACGAAAACTATCGAGACAACCACGTGGCGCAGTACGTGCGCTATGACCTGCCAGCCATTGCTGATTTCATCATCGAGCAGACCGGGCAAGCCGCGCACTGGATCGGCCATTCCCTCGGTGGCGTGATTCTGGCGGCGGCGCTGGGGGGCGGTTATCTCGACGAGTCGCGTGCGCGTTCGGCGGCATTGTTCGGCAGCCAGGTCAGCCGTATCTACTGGCCGCTCAAGCTGCCGCCTGTGGAGTGGGGCGGTCGCCTGCTGTTGCGTGCCTTTACCTACCTGTCCGGGCGTCGGCTGAAGCGCGGCCCCGAAGACGAGCCGACCGGCCTGGCGCTGGAAACCCTGCGCTGGCTCAGGCTGTTCGGGCGTTTCGGTGATGCTGATCAGGATTGGTGGGCAGGCCTGACTCAGGTGCGCGTGCCGATTCTGGCGGTAGGGGCTGCAGCCGATCAGCAGGATCCAGCCTGGGCCTGTCGCAAGCTGCTGGAACAGTGCAGTGCGGCGCCGTCGCAGTTCTTGCTGCTGGGCAAGGAGAACGGCTTCTCCAGTGACTTCGGGCATATCGAAATGCTGGTCAGCAAGGAGGCGCAGCGCGAGGTGTGGCCCTTGACCGAATACTGGTTGCAGCATCTGCAACTGCCCGCCGGTTTTGCCGAGCAGGCGTCTGCTATAGGTTCTTGA